Below is a genomic region from Jiangella gansuensis DSM 44835.
GTGCCGGAGATGGTCGGGGTCTGGCCCGTGGTGGCGCCGTCCTCGGGAGCGGTGACAGCCGGGGTGCCGACGTGGATGGCCAGGCTGAAGTCGTCACCGAACAGGGTTTCGGCGTTGATCGAGCCGCCGGTCACGGCGAAGCCGCCACCGATGTTGCTGCCCCGGTCGATGAAGCCGCCCTCTTCGTAGGTCTGCGAGGGAACCCAGTTGCTCGAGTCGCAGGTCTCAGTGGTGGCCGCATTGGAGAACGAGTCCACACCCAGCGCGTAGTTGCCCGAGACGATCGAGCCGCCGCTGTCGCCGGACAGCATGCAGGCGTTGAAGATGAACGCCGTCACCGCGGCCGTCTCGTCGCCGCCGACGCCGATCTCGAGGGTGTCCTCCTCGAACAGCACCTCACCACAGGTCCAGCCGGAGGTGGCGCCGGACTTGCAGGCGGGCTGACCGACAATCGGGTCGGTGGAGTCGTAGACGTTCACGGCGGTGCCGTCGTCCGGGGCGCCCGTGCCGCCGCCCCAGGTGACGACCTGCGGCGGAGTGGTCCAGCCGGACTCGGTGATGTTCAGTAGGCCGCCGTCGGCGCCGTCACCGAGGTGCATCGGACCGTTCTGGCCCAGCGGGCGGGTCAGCAGGTCAGGACCGGCCCAGTCTTCGCTGTCGAACAGAGGGGCGTCCGTCTGCAGGTGGAACCACGGGTGACCCTCGGGGAAGTCCGAGCCGCAGTGGCCGGCGGTGTAGTTCACCGGGTCGCCGTTGGCGGCGAAGCCGTTGAAGCCTGCCGAGCAGCGGTTGGCGGCTTCCGGATCCTCGACGTTGTCGACCGTGGCGTAGCCGTAGCCGCCCTTGAAGTCGTCCTGCGCGTAGTAGTCGGGACGCTCGAGCGAGCCGGTGTCGGTGCTCTCGGGCTCGCCGACCACGACGGTGGCGCCCACCGACTCGACCAGCGGGACGTCGGCCTCGGCGTCGACGTAAACCGTCAACTCCTGGCCGTTGATGATGGAGGCGTTGATGTCCACGCCGCCGGCCTTGAGCTCGGCGACGACGTCAGCGGCGACCTTGGCGGCCGCCGCGTTGGCGAGGTACTCGGCAGCGGACAGGCCGAGGTCGCGCTCGAGGGCTTCGACCAGGCCGGAGGGGAGCTCGTCGGCCTGGGCGGCGAACGCCTCCGCGGCGAACGTCTGCAGGGACGCCGGAGCGGCCTCCTCCTCGGCGAAAGCCGCCGTGGTGGAGGCGATGACGCCAGTGCCGGTGAGGGCGCAGGCAGTCAGCACACCGGTGACCCGTGCAGCGCCACGACGGCGCAGCAGGGCTGTGCTCACAGTTACTCCAAAATAAATGTCATCGACATGGAATGACTCCGGCGCTTCGTGGGTGGGGGGCCACCC
It encodes:
- a CDS encoding Ig-like domain-containing protein; amino-acid sequence: MSTALLRRRGAARVTGVLTACALTGTGVIASTTAAFAEEEAAPASLQTFAAEAFAAQADELPSGLVEALERDLGLSAAEYLANAAAAKVAADVVAELKAGGVDINASIINGQELTVYVDAEADVPLVESVGATVVVGEPESTDTGSLERPDYYAQDDFKGGYGYATVDNVEDPEAANRCSAGFNGFAANGDPVNYTAGHCGSDFPEGHPWFHLQTDAPLFDSEDWAGPDLLTRPLGQNGPMHLGDGADGGLLNITESGWTTPPQVVTWGGGTGAPDDGTAVNVYDSTDPIVGQPACKSGATSGWTCGEVLFEEDTLEIGVGGDETAAVTAFIFNACMLSGDSGGSIVSGNYALGVDSFSNAATTETCDSSNWVPSQTYEEGGFIDRGSNIGGGFAVTGGSINAETLFGDDFSLAIHVGTPAVTAPEDGATTGQTPTISGTVQAAAGATVTVEIQDGPTVEGTVAGDGSWSAEVTETLEPGEYSYTATASHTANGASEATTSGETTGSFVVEEGPEVEDLTVESPTEGQTTDNARPTFTGTGHPGGTVALTVGETAYGEVEVAEDGTWSITPGSDLPVGVRFDAVVTQSAEGETQDVTVAGLGINAADVTITAPEDGSTVAGDVVFQGTSFADATIGLLLEGATAADDAAEPRLGIRAEGQDDVEEWAGEFEIDEAGNWTFDPAEDLAEGEYTITATATLEGGDPELSDSEAVATFTVANEDDGDDSGDAGGSENGDEDLPDTGSSGTTWMIVGGIALLVAGGAAIAIRARRSGSTA